The following are from one region of the Camelus dromedarius isolate mCamDro1 chromosome 16, mCamDro1.pat, whole genome shotgun sequence genome:
- the APOH gene encoding beta-2-glycoprotein 1 isoform X3, with protein sequence MISPVLILFSSFLCHVAIAGRTCPKPDELPFATVVPLKQSYLPGEEIVYSCQPGYQSRGVVRRFTCPLTGLWPVNTLRCLPRVCPFAGILENGAVRYTTFEYPNTISFTCNTGFYLKGANSAKCTEEGKWSPDLPVCAPITCPPPSKPKFAKLSAYKPLAGNNSLYGGKAVFECLPHHAMFGNDTVTCTQHGNWTELPECREVKCPFPSRPDNGFVNYPAQQVLYYKDKATYGCHDTYTLDGPEEVECNKFGNWSAHPSCKASCKLSVKRATVIFEGERVTLQQKFKDGMLHGQKISFFCKNKEKKCSYTEDAECIDGTIEIPKCFKEHSSLAFWKTDASDVKPC encoded by the exons ATGATTTCCCCAGTGCTCATCTTGTTCTCGAGTTTTCTCTGCCATGTTGCTATCGCAGGACGAA CCTGTCCCAAGCCGGATGAATTACCATTTGCCACCGTCGTTCCATTAAAACAGTCCTATCTGCCGGGGGAGGAGATAGTGTACTCCTGCCAGCCGGGCTATCAGTCCCGCGGAGTGGTGCGGCGGTTCACCTGCCCGCTCACAGGGCTGTGGCCCGTCAACACGCTGAGATGCTTAC CCAGAGTATGTCCTTTTGCTGGAATCTTAGAAAACGGAGCTGTACGCTATACAACTTTTGAATATCCCAACACGATCAGTTTTACTTGCAACACCGG GTTTTATCTGAAAGGAGCTAATTCCGCTAAATGCACTGAGGAAGGAAAATGGAGTCCGGACCTTCCTGTCTGCGCTC ctaTAACCTGCCCTCCACCATCCAAACCTAAGTTTGCAAAACTTAGTGCTTATAAGCCATTGGCTGGAAACAACTCCCTCTATGGAGGCAAGGCAGTCTTTGAATGCTTGCCACACCATGCAATGTTTGGAAATGACACGGTTACCTGCACGCAACATGGAAATTGGACTGAACTACCAGAATGTAGGG AAGTAAAATGCCCATTCCCATCAAGACCAGACAATGGATTTGTGAACTATCCTGCACAGCAAGTACTTTATTACAAGGATAAAGCCACGTATGGTTGCCATGATACATACACCCTGGATGGACCAGAAGAAGTAGAATGTAACAAATTCGGAAACTGGTCAGCACACCCAAGTTGTAAAG CATCTTGTAAATTATCTGTTAAAAGAGCTACTGTGATATTTGAAGGAGAGAGAGTAACTCTCCAACAAAAATTTAAGGATGGAATGCTGCATGGccaaaaaatttctttcttctgcaaaaataaggaaaagaagtgTAGCTATACAGAGGATGCAGAGTGCATAGACGGCACCATTGAGATCCCCAAATGCTTCAAGG AGCACAGTTCTTTGGCTTTCTGGAAAACGGATGCATCAGATGTAAAGCCATGCTAA
- the APOH gene encoding beta-2-glycoprotein 1 isoform X2, producing MGRGKLLWLCLCAAPTMISPVLILFSSFLCHVAIAGRTCPKPDELPFATVVPLKQSYLPGEEIVYSCQPGYQSRGVVRRFTCPLTGLWPVNTLRCLPRVCPFAGILENGAVRYTTFEYPNTISFTCNTGFYLKGANSAKCTEEGKWSPDLPVCAPITCPPPSKPKFAKLSAYKPLAGNNSLYGGKAVFECLPHHAMFGNDTVTCTQHGNWTELPECREVKCPFPSRPDNGFVNYPAQQVLYYKDKATYGCHDTYTLDGPEEVECNKFGNWSAHPSCKASCKLSVKRATVIFEGERVTLQQKFKDGMLHGQKISFFCKNKEKKCSYTEDAECIDGTIEIPKCFKEHSSLAFWKTDASDVKPC from the exons GAGAGGAAAGCTACTGTGGTTGTGTCTGTGTGCAGCACCCACAATGATTTCCCCAGTGCTCATCTTGTTCTCGAGTTTTCTCTGCCATGTTGCTATCGCAGGACGAA CCTGTCCCAAGCCGGATGAATTACCATTTGCCACCGTCGTTCCATTAAAACAGTCCTATCTGCCGGGGGAGGAGATAGTGTACTCCTGCCAGCCGGGCTATCAGTCCCGCGGAGTGGTGCGGCGGTTCACCTGCCCGCTCACAGGGCTGTGGCCCGTCAACACGCTGAGATGCTTAC CCAGAGTATGTCCTTTTGCTGGAATCTTAGAAAACGGAGCTGTACGCTATACAACTTTTGAATATCCCAACACGATCAGTTTTACTTGCAACACCGG GTTTTATCTGAAAGGAGCTAATTCCGCTAAATGCACTGAGGAAGGAAAATGGAGTCCGGACCTTCCTGTCTGCGCTC ctaTAACCTGCCCTCCACCATCCAAACCTAAGTTTGCAAAACTTAGTGCTTATAAGCCATTGGCTGGAAACAACTCCCTCTATGGAGGCAAGGCAGTCTTTGAATGCTTGCCACACCATGCAATGTTTGGAAATGACACGGTTACCTGCACGCAACATGGAAATTGGACTGAACTACCAGAATGTAGGG AAGTAAAATGCCCATTCCCATCAAGACCAGACAATGGATTTGTGAACTATCCTGCACAGCAAGTACTTTATTACAAGGATAAAGCCACGTATGGTTGCCATGATACATACACCCTGGATGGACCAGAAGAAGTAGAATGTAACAAATTCGGAAACTGGTCAGCACACCCAAGTTGTAAAG CATCTTGTAAATTATCTGTTAAAAGAGCTACTGTGATATTTGAAGGAGAGAGAGTAACTCTCCAACAAAAATTTAAGGATGGAATGCTGCATGGccaaaaaatttctttcttctgcaaaaataaggaaaagaagtgTAGCTATACAGAGGATGCAGAGTGCATAGACGGCACCATTGAGATCCCCAAATGCTTCAAGG AGCACAGTTCTTTGGCTTTCTGGAAAACGGATGCATCAGATGTAAAGCCATGCTAA
- the APOH gene encoding beta-2-glycoprotein 1 isoform X1 — protein MERKTDQTTHQTHGAKVIWKNTSQTGRRGKLLWLCLCAAPTMISPVLILFSSFLCHVAIAGRTCPKPDELPFATVVPLKQSYLPGEEIVYSCQPGYQSRGVVRRFTCPLTGLWPVNTLRCLPRVCPFAGILENGAVRYTTFEYPNTISFTCNTGFYLKGANSAKCTEEGKWSPDLPVCAPITCPPPSKPKFAKLSAYKPLAGNNSLYGGKAVFECLPHHAMFGNDTVTCTQHGNWTELPECREVKCPFPSRPDNGFVNYPAQQVLYYKDKATYGCHDTYTLDGPEEVECNKFGNWSAHPSCKASCKLSVKRATVIFEGERVTLQQKFKDGMLHGQKISFFCKNKEKKCSYTEDAECIDGTIEIPKCFKEHSSLAFWKTDASDVKPC, from the exons ATGGAGAGGAAGACAGATCAGACTACACATCAGACACATGGTGCTAAAGTGATATGGAAAAATACATCACAGACTGGAAG GAGAGGAAAGCTACTGTGGTTGTGTCTGTGTGCAGCACCCACAATGATTTCCCCAGTGCTCATCTTGTTCTCGAGTTTTCTCTGCCATGTTGCTATCGCAGGACGAA CCTGTCCCAAGCCGGATGAATTACCATTTGCCACCGTCGTTCCATTAAAACAGTCCTATCTGCCGGGGGAGGAGATAGTGTACTCCTGCCAGCCGGGCTATCAGTCCCGCGGAGTGGTGCGGCGGTTCACCTGCCCGCTCACAGGGCTGTGGCCCGTCAACACGCTGAGATGCTTAC CCAGAGTATGTCCTTTTGCTGGAATCTTAGAAAACGGAGCTGTACGCTATACAACTTTTGAATATCCCAACACGATCAGTTTTACTTGCAACACCGG GTTTTATCTGAAAGGAGCTAATTCCGCTAAATGCACTGAGGAAGGAAAATGGAGTCCGGACCTTCCTGTCTGCGCTC ctaTAACCTGCCCTCCACCATCCAAACCTAAGTTTGCAAAACTTAGTGCTTATAAGCCATTGGCTGGAAACAACTCCCTCTATGGAGGCAAGGCAGTCTTTGAATGCTTGCCACACCATGCAATGTTTGGAAATGACACGGTTACCTGCACGCAACATGGAAATTGGACTGAACTACCAGAATGTAGGG AAGTAAAATGCCCATTCCCATCAAGACCAGACAATGGATTTGTGAACTATCCTGCACAGCAAGTACTTTATTACAAGGATAAAGCCACGTATGGTTGCCATGATACATACACCCTGGATGGACCAGAAGAAGTAGAATGTAACAAATTCGGAAACTGGTCAGCACACCCAAGTTGTAAAG CATCTTGTAAATTATCTGTTAAAAGAGCTACTGTGATATTTGAAGGAGAGAGAGTAACTCTCCAACAAAAATTTAAGGATGGAATGCTGCATGGccaaaaaatttctttcttctgcaaaaataaggaaaagaagtgTAGCTATACAGAGGATGCAGAGTGCATAGACGGCACCATTGAGATCCCCAAATGCTTCAAGG AGCACAGTTCTTTGGCTTTCTGGAAAACGGATGCATCAGATGTAAAGCCATGCTAA